CCGCCATGGCAAGCGGCCTCACCCCGATCATCTGTGTCGGTGAAACCCTCTCTGAGCGGGAAGCGGGGCGTGCCTACGCTGTCGTGGAGGCACAGATCAAAGGGGCGCTGTCGGATCTCAGGTCTGAGCAGGTTCAAGAACTCATCCTCGCGTATGAGCCGGTCTGGGCCATTGGCACAGGCAAAACGGCTACGCCTGACCAGGCTGAGGAGATGCACGCACATATCCGAAAGACCATCGCCCTGTTGTTCGGTGCTGAGAACGCTTGCGACGTCCGCATCCTCTACGGAGGAAGTGTCAAGCCCGACAATGCTGAAGAGTTGCTGGGACGATCGGAGATCGACGGCGCACTGGTCGGCGGGGCCAGTCTGGACGCCGATTCATTCGCATCGATCGTAAAAGCCGCTAAAAAATAAAGGGTGTTGGGTGGAGGGGGTAGGAGAGAAAAGAGAGACTCTTCAATCCTTTCCCCGGTTTCCTATACCCTGTACCCTACATTCTAGCTTTTAAGGAGGTATATATGGTCATCGCGCTTTCTGCTTTACATCTCCTTGTTGCAGTGATCCTCGTTGTGGTTGTGCTCCTCCAGAGCGGCAAAGGTGCCGACATCGGCGCTGCCTTTGGCGGTGGATCGAGCCAAACCTTCTTCGGTGGGCGCGGCGCTGCCACATTCCTGAGTAAGCTGACTCTGGCAGCGGCTGTTCTCTTTATGGTCTCATCCCTCGTGCTGACTATTTTGTCGGAACGTAGGAGTAGCTCCTCGGTCATTACAGAGGAACGGGTCAGACAGACCGCCCCAGTTCCTGCATTACCTCCGGCCGGTGCCCAGGCACCGACAACGTCTCCAACCGGACAGACGCCGACAGGGCAGGTTCCTCCTACCGCCAAGTAAGAAGCGTTCATTGTTCGGGGTCCAGAGTTCATAGTCCAGGAGCGCCTGGACCGTAACAATCTGCGAACTTCGGCCTCTTATCTATGAACGATGTACTCACAACTATGGACGTCTTCGGACGAGAGTTATGGGGCCGCATACGACGCGGCTTCGCTCACGCATTCGCGCTTCGCAGACAGGACAGTCGGATCGATCCGGAAGATCTTGTATTGCTGGATCACTTTGCTCGCCTTCTCGCGGATCGCGGTCTCGCGACGCCTGCCATATTCCTTATAGAGTCTCTTGTCCCGCTCGGTTTCCTCGCAAGCCAATTGGTCCATGCCCTGACGCCGATCATGGGAATGGTTGCCCGTCCTGATGACATCGAACGACTCGCACGCCTG
The Candidatus Methylomirabilis tolerans DNA segment above includes these coding regions:
- the tpiA gene encoding triose-phosphate isomerase, translated to MRIPLIAGNWKMYKTSSEALILAEAVVRALSTPDETHVVVCPPYTALAAVGQVVAGSRIGLGAQDLHWVKEGAYTGEVSAEMLRDIGCRYVIVGHSERRQYFGETDESVNKKSLAAMASGLTPIICVGETLSEREAGRAYAVVEAQIKGALSDLRSEQVQELILAYEPVWAIGTGKTATPDQAEEMHAHIRKTIALLFGAENACDVRILYGGSVKPDNAEELLGRSEIDGALVGGASLDADSFASIVKAAKK
- the secG gene encoding preprotein translocase subunit SecG, yielding MVIALSALHLLVAVILVVVVLLQSGKGADIGAAFGGGSSQTFFGGRGAATFLSKLTLAAAVLFMVSSLVLTILSERRSSSSVITEERVRQTAPVPALPPAGAQAPTTSPTGQTPTGQVPPTAK